The Citrifermentans bemidjiense Bem genome window below encodes:
- a CDS encoding peptide chain release factor family protein, translating into MTEFAVSEEKNRWLKAKMEELGVSEQQIEERFVHASGRGGQHVNKSSSCVYLKHLPTGVEVKCMESRSQSLNRFLARRLLLEKIAGAGGGLTKKELAAEKLKRQKARRKRRSGAKYGTASATETLPEPVEGE; encoded by the coding sequence ATGACCGAATTCGCGGTGAGCGAGGAGAAAAACCGCTGGCTTAAGGCGAAGATGGAAGAGCTGGGGGTGAGCGAGCAGCAGATCGAGGAGCGTTTCGTCCACGCCTCGGGGCGGGGCGGGCAGCACGTCAACAAGAGTTCCTCCTGCGTCTATCTCAAACATCTCCCCACCGGGGTGGAGGTGAAATGCATGGAGTCGCGAAGCCAGTCCCTGAACCGGTTCCTCGCCCGGCGTCTCCTGCTGGAGAAGATAGCTGGGGCGGGAGGGGGGCTGACCAAGAAGGAGCTGGCGGCGGAAAAGCTGAAAAGACAGAAAGCCCGGAGAAAAAGGCGCTCCGGCGCGAAGTATGGCACGGCTTCTGCTACAGAAACTCTGCCGGAGCCTGTAGAGGGAGAATAA
- a CDS encoding metallophosphoesterase, with product MAAISRRLFLLGGFSLFPYLYLERSSVAVRRYRVPVRNLPEALAGFTILHLTDLHDKEFGEGNEELLELLRRLRFDLVALTGDLVVGGNPLLKPALDLLAGIRRFSNAPVYSVPGNHEYTLSRIEEHNEKLARAGVQLLSNKAVPLKFGKARLWVAGVDDPVTRRARLDQALAEADARSPRVLLSHAPHPFPEAALQGVDLMLAGHTHGGQIRLPLIGAAYVPDMGLFPEWDYGLYSSGTTSLIVNGGLGESWLPLRVNIRPEVVLATLTPLREAGPGANYGVA from the coding sequence ATGGCAGCAATCAGCAGGCGCCTGTTTCTCCTGGGGGGATTTTCCCTTTTCCCCTACCTCTACCTGGAAAGGTCGTCGGTGGCGGTGCGCAGGTACCGGGTGCCGGTGAGAAATCTCCCCGAGGCCCTTGCCGGGTTCACCATCCTGCACCTGACCGACCTGCACGACAAGGAGTTCGGGGAGGGGAACGAAGAGCTTCTCGAACTGCTGCGCCGCCTGCGCTTCGACCTGGTGGCGCTGACTGGGGACCTCGTGGTCGGGGGGAACCCGCTCCTCAAACCTGCGCTCGATCTCTTGGCGGGGATACGCCGCTTTTCCAACGCGCCGGTCTATTCGGTCCCCGGCAATCACGAATATACCCTCTCCCGCATAGAGGAACACAACGAGAAGCTTGCCCGGGCGGGGGTCCAGTTGCTGAGTAACAAAGCGGTGCCGCTCAAGTTCGGGAAGGCGCGGCTCTGGGTGGCGGGGGTGGACGACCCGGTGACCCGCAGGGCCCGGCTGGACCAGGCACTTGCTGAAGCCGACGCGCGGTCGCCTCGGGTTTTGCTCTCCCACGCGCCGCACCCCTTCCCTGAGGCGGCGCTCCAGGGAGTCGACCTTATGCTCGCCGGGCATACCCACGGAGGGCAGATCCGCCTCCCGCTTATCGGCGCCGCCTACGTCCCGGACATGGGGCTCTTTCCCGAATGGGACTACGGCCTTTACAGCTCGGGGACTACCTCCCTCATCGTCAATGGGGGGCTCGGAGAAAGCTGGCTTCCGCTACGCGTCAACATCAGGCCGGAAGTGGTGCTGGCGACCCTCACGCCGCTTCGGGAAGCAGGGCCGGGGGCAAACTACGGGGTCGCCTGA
- a CDS encoding cytidylate kinase-like family protein has translation MAKSVLIPAIEQRLRGLIEVSRRNLREHGFVERERPTVTLTREFGCEGYPVAEKLQRLLEHRSGAPWVVMDRALLDAVAKDHNLSEEVLQKLGSKNRFLDDMLSTFSPRWKSDKDYYRLLSRQIMALAQEGNVILVGRGAAILTQGVGNCYHFRIVAPMSYKVKSVADRMNISAEKAQDLVRERQGQRDAFLKDFLGRDIAEPTLYHLVFNNARLPAGRMAELMAEVVLPAQGGQATP, from the coding sequence ATGGCCAAAAGCGTATTGATCCCCGCCATCGAACAGAGGTTGCGCGGCCTGATCGAGGTGAGCCGCCGGAACCTAAGGGAGCACGGCTTTGTCGAGAGGGAGAGGCCGACGGTGACCTTGACCCGGGAATTCGGCTGCGAGGGGTATCCGGTGGCGGAGAAGCTGCAGCGCCTGCTGGAGCATAGAAGCGGGGCGCCCTGGGTGGTGATGGACCGGGCGCTACTGGATGCGGTGGCCAAGGACCATAACCTTTCCGAGGAGGTGCTGCAGAAGCTGGGGAGCAAGAACCGCTTCCTGGACGACATGCTCTCCACCTTCTCGCCGCGCTGGAAAAGCGACAAGGATTATTACCGGCTTTTGTCCCGGCAGATCATGGCTCTTGCCCAGGAGGGAAACGTGATACTGGTGGGAAGGGGGGCCGCCATTCTCACCCAGGGGGTGGGCAACTGCTACCACTTCCGGATCGTCGCCCCGATGAGCTACAAGGTGAAGTCGGTGGCGGACCGGATGAATATCTCGGCCGAAAAGGCGCAGGACCTGGTTCGGGAACGGCAGGGTCAGCGCGACGCCTTCCTGAAGGACTTCCTTGGTCGCGACATTGCGGAGCCGACCCTGTACCATCTGGTCTTCAACAACGCGAGGCTTCCGGCAGGGCGCATGGCGGAGCTTATGGCCGAGGTGGTCCTCCCGGCGCAGGGAGGTCAGGCGACCCCGTAG
- a CDS encoding EamA family transporter → MTATLIRPLFAPQSTSATLFSNEKIRRAAAREPFSVIIPTMPLWFTLTLLSAFFLASSDALTKKAVHVHNEYLVTLARILPTLPLFLIPLPFLEIPHLTREFWLCILTGLPLEAVAIFLYTKALKLSPLSLTLPLLSLTPLLLLVVPFLLLGERISPAGSAGVLLIALGGYLLKARRGQDGVLAPLKALAKEKGALCMLGVATIYSFTSTLGKRAIDLSSPLVFAAIYLPLLALFITPFALYKGRGELREIVRNGTVRASLLPALFYALQALTHVFAINLTNVAYMIAVKRLSLLFGVIYGRYLFQEQGGILATLIMLAGVCLIVIGG, encoded by the coding sequence GTGACCGCTACGCTAATTAGGCCGCTTTTCGCGCCCCAGTCAACCTCCGCTACCCTTTTTTCCAATGAAAAGATCAGGCGGGCGGCTGCAAGGGAACCTTTTTCCGTTATCATTCCCACCATGCCGCTTTGGTTCACGCTCACACTCCTATCCGCGTTCTTTCTGGCAAGCAGCGACGCGCTGACCAAGAAGGCGGTGCACGTCCATAACGAGTACCTGGTCACCCTGGCCCGGATCCTCCCCACCTTGCCGCTGTTCCTCATCCCGCTCCCCTTTCTGGAGATCCCGCATCTGACGCGGGAATTCTGGCTCTGCATACTCACCGGGCTCCCCCTGGAGGCGGTGGCCATCTTCCTGTACACCAAGGCCTTGAAGCTCTCACCGCTCTCGCTCACCCTTCCGCTTTTGTCGCTTACGCCGCTTTTGTTGCTGGTGGTCCCCTTCCTGCTCCTCGGGGAGCGCATCTCCCCGGCCGGGAGCGCCGGCGTCCTGCTCATAGCGCTCGGGGGGTACCTGCTCAAGGCCAGGCGCGGACAGGACGGGGTCCTGGCTCCGCTCAAGGCGCTGGCGAAGGAAAAGGGGGCGCTATGCATGCTGGGAGTCGCCACCATCTACAGCTTCACCTCCACCCTCGGCAAGCGCGCCATCGACCTTTCCTCCCCGCTGGTCTTCGCCGCGATCTATCTGCCGCTCCTGGCGCTTTTCATCACCCCGTTCGCCCTCTACAAGGGAAGGGGAGAACTGCGGGAAATCGTCCGTAACGGCACCGTCCGCGCTTCGCTTCTCCCTGCGCTCTTCTACGCGCTGCAGGCGCTCACCCACGTCTTCGCCATCAACCTCACCAACGTCGCCTACATGATCGCCGTCAAGAGGCTGAGCCTTTTGTTCGGCGTCATCTACGGCCGCTACCTCTTCCAGGAACAAGGGGGGATCCTCGCCACCTTGATCATGCTGGCCGGGGTCTGCCTCATCGTGATCGGGGGATGA
- a CDS encoding tetratricopeptide repeat protein produces the protein MSQLVTRPSGAVAVLQDGPLLSAILITSNRESHLRECLCELMQQSISNRMEVIVVDQGSEQCEWAVVADLQKIHPNLISLKLPAAAGGKGVEMALRIASGKYATLLEATDRLKRDAYELLTAALEGNPAAMLAYGDTCFTAIPHESFASHTSYGKVIWPDYTSQQLAQLSEVAPHPVWRRELHDSVGFLPQGYPNHGMREFMLKVVERFRILHLEEFTGLKLITANQAPVQAAHPQARPQPAPSAYRAPEPEPVIPAPPVSFEQPSAPAAPVYSQSAAAASTQTAGQQKTANSELKGADQAYQELRSVVTGEDPQRAAAALREHLARFPKHAMAHNDLAAVSYQLGEKEQALKHYREAVWLDPKESVYLKNLADILFVEAGEADEAIAIYLKLLEQSPRDVETLLNLGIICESVGQPAEADSFYQRALEIEPWNQAARQQLTALRQRTEEPQSAAAPEEDDLCAEDRYQRSQELVSQGDLDGAFQELKQILSSYPDFAPAHNDLAVLAYQQGDKEQARAHYEKAAELAPENGTFQKNLADFYFVEGYDVDGAIAIYLEQLRREPKNIETLMGLGKICTMLDRPTEAQSFYGKVINLEPWNRDARDCLNSLKEVANG, from the coding sequence ATGAGCCAGCTAGTAACCCGCCCCAGCGGCGCGGTCGCGGTCCTGCAAGACGGGCCGCTTCTTTCCGCCATCCTGATCACCAGCAACAGGGAATCGCACCTGAGGGAATGCCTGTGCGAACTGATGCAGCAGAGCATCTCCAACCGCATGGAGGTGATCGTGGTCGACCAGGGGTCGGAGCAGTGCGAATGGGCCGTGGTGGCCGACCTGCAGAAGATCCACCCAAACCTGATCTCCCTGAAGCTTCCGGCGGCCGCAGGCGGCAAGGGGGTCGAAATGGCGCTCAGGATCGCCTCGGGCAAGTACGCGACACTTCTGGAGGCAACCGACCGCTTGAAGCGAGACGCTTATGAGCTCTTGACGGCGGCCCTGGAGGGAAACCCCGCCGCCATGCTCGCCTACGGCGACACCTGCTTCACCGCCATCCCCCACGAGAGCTTCGCCAGCCACACAAGCTACGGCAAGGTGATCTGGCCCGACTACACCTCCCAGCAACTGGCCCAGCTCTCCGAGGTGGCCCCGCACCCGGTATGGCGCAGAGAACTGCACGACAGCGTAGGCTTCCTGCCGCAGGGGTACCCGAACCACGGGATGCGCGAGTTCATGCTCAAGGTAGTGGAGCGCTTCCGCATCCTGCACCTGGAGGAGTTCACCGGCCTCAAGCTGATCACCGCGAACCAGGCGCCGGTCCAGGCGGCCCATCCGCAGGCGCGCCCCCAACCCGCGCCGAGCGCCTATCGCGCTCCCGAGCCGGAACCAGTCATCCCCGCCCCTCCGGTCAGCTTCGAACAGCCGAGCGCGCCGGCAGCGCCGGTTTACAGCCAGAGCGCGGCGGCTGCCTCGACCCAAACCGCCGGGCAGCAGAAAACGGCGAACTCGGAACTGAAAGGGGCGGACCAGGCGTACCAGGAACTTCGTTCCGTCGTCACCGGAGAAGACCCGCAGCGGGCCGCAGCGGCGCTCCGTGAGCACCTCGCGCGCTTCCCCAAGCACGCCATGGCCCACAACGACCTGGCAGCCGTCAGCTATCAACTCGGAGAGAAAGAGCAGGCGCTCAAGCATTACCGCGAGGCGGTCTGGCTCGATCCCAAAGAGAGCGTCTACCTGAAGAACCTGGCCGACATCCTTTTCGTCGAGGCGGGAGAGGCCGACGAGGCGATAGCGATCTACCTGAAGCTCCTGGAGCAGTCGCCGCGCGACGTCGAGACCCTGCTGAACTTGGGGATCATCTGCGAGAGCGTGGGGCAGCCCGCCGAGGCGGATTCCTTCTATCAGAGAGCGCTTGAGATCGAGCCCTGGAACCAGGCCGCACGGCAGCAACTGACCGCGCTGCGCCAGAGGACGGAAGAGCCGCAGTCCGCCGCGGCGCCAGAAGAGGACGATCTTTGCGCCGAGGATCGGTACCAGAGGTCCCAGGAACTCGTCTCCCAGGGGGACCTGGACGGGGCGTTCCAGGAACTGAAGCAGATCCTCTCCTCTTACCCCGACTTCGCCCCCGCGCACAACGACCTGGCCGTCCTGGCCTACCAGCAGGGTGACAAGGAGCAGGCCCGCGCCCACTACGAGAAGGCGGCGGAACTTGCGCCCGAAAACGGCACCTTCCAAAAGAACCTGGCCGATTTCTACTTCGTCGAAGGGTACGACGTCGACGGGGCCATCGCCATCTACCTGGAACAGCTCCGCAGGGAGCCCAAGAACATCGAGACGCTGATGGGGCTCGGAAAGATCTGCACCATGCTGGACCGCCCGACAGAGGCGCAGAGCTTCTACGGCAAAGTGATCAACCTGGAGCCGTGGAACCGCGATGCCCGCGACTGCCTCAACAGTCTGAAGGAGGTGGCGAACGGCTGA